In the genome of Caenorhabditis elegans chromosome IV, the window ttattatcgtTTCGAAATCTTTAAGTTCAATATTTGAACGGCTTCATTGTTATTACTTTAAGTTTTGCCTTCCTGCTGGTTTCTAAAAACAAGTGTTCTCAGTCTCACTGCGTTTCGTAGTCTTGTCATCTCCACTTGGAGTAAGCCAGTGTAAACGAGCCTGCGTCTCTTCGGATGTAATGTTCTATCCGATTCCAAAGAATATCTGCCCTCCGGCTCTTTCTCTGCATCTCGCATTGTTTCATAGTGTCTCTTCCAGTTTCTCACAACTCACTCAACTTCTCTCTAAGCTGGGTgtcatttttatgttttctttcattcCTTTCTTCCTGCTtccacaattatttttcaggaaaaaatttgaatttgaacggtcgttttttttactcgtattttttacttcaaattttttaacagctGGCCTCTTTCCTTCAGACAACTGACAGGACAGAGAGAGGATAGAAAGTTGTGATCAGGTTTCCCGCATGAGCAGCTAACGGTGTTTTTGTATTGTTTGGTcacttttttccgttttaTGTTTAGCATCGGGGTTTGTACTAAAATCTTTTGGTAGTTTAACTGCGGCTCTGAAATTATAACTACAAGAGAAACTCACATATACAGTTTTCTTCACGTAGCTTGAAGCTCTCGCTATGAACCAATtagatttttcctaaaatatttcattgcTAATAGGTTTTCACCAAACATTTGATtcttatatttatttttagttctacgattttaaacataaaaaattcagaaattagtATACGTTTAGAAACAATGTCCACGCCTATCCCGCCATCTTCACCTCCCAGCACTCCAACTACAAGAGCCAATAATAGAACAAAATCATTCTCAGGGACGGGAACTGTTGCGACTACGGCATGCATTTGTGGAAACGTGCCAATTGGTAAGTAATTATGAAAtattacaaacaaaaaaattaccaacattctttcaaattttcagcattatCTGCAAACACATTAGCCGACAGTTTGAAGGTTTCACCGCTCTATAAGCAACAAGAGTGAGTTTTCTTTATTGATATATCTAAAAGTGAcaattattttgtgaaaatgctaaaaaattatttacatttcgaaaataaaattactttttaacgCCACGTCTTCTTGTGCTGGCAAATAAGATTAAGGTTCAACTAACAATGAGATGTTTTTCTGTTGATATGGATTTTACTTTGTCATTTAAACTTTTCGGTCAGAAATTAAGTACATGTTATCCAATCATCTATAACTTTCGAAACATTGATAAATCAAACATCAATATtcgttttcaattatttctcaTCTGCTCTCCAATATTTCCCATTCAATGCAACGCCAATTGTTATTTTGTCATACTTTGTTTATCAATCTCCTGCATAACTTTCATtcttttgtttattttcttatGTTCCATTGTTTGAAGAGTGCTGTTCTTTTTCTCAACatctaatttttaacaattcattttcagttcTGCTCGTTGGAACGCGGCCGCTCAAGTGTACCGGACGTCTCGTGCCGTCTCACCAACGttggaagaaaaagagaaatttggGTTTGACAATGCGTATATAAATCAAATGATTAGTCCGAAAATGTCAATCCCAAAGTgagttgttttgttttgtaaaatatttttttaaacttttgaaaaaattgttatgcacctaaaaaaaatacatattgcATTCTTAAAAGCAATATTcgataaattaaataattaaatttaaattttcaggaccCCAATTTCACTCGAGGAAATCGCAGATATGAATAGAAAACGTCACGAAGTggtgagtttttattgaaacaaagggtgggcggcaattgccgtttgatattccaaattttatgcagtttggaaaatcagaatgtgccaaaatttttcgattgtcGCCCACCGCTGATTCaaactcaatattttcaagaaatgagAACTAGTAATTTCATCCGGTCGAGAGCCCCTCTTGCCCACTTTTTACCcactttgttgaaaaaactttttgttttcaacatttttcatgataTTTGTCTCAAAGGATTTCATTAATAATTTTAGGAAGGTGGAGTTATTCCGTCAGATGATGACGTTGGACCGCTGGAACTGGAAGCAATTGCTGCAGTCCACGAATTAGCACATGAAGTTCAAGACATCAGTGTTTCGGAAATGCTCCCCAGAACTAGTGACCTGATTTTTGTTAATGTGAAAACTCAGGAAGGAAGCCCATACACTTTAGAGCTGACTATGAAAGGATGGAGAATTGCTTCGTCCCATACTGATTGCATGAACGGGGATTATACGAAAGTATGCACTTGATTTAGAAATAACCGTATAATGTTTAGCTTTCAGATCTCCCTTCACACTAAATACTATCGAAATGCTcgtgaacttttgaaattcatatCACCTGACCATGCAACACGATTTAATGAGTGTGTTGCTCAGAAACTCAGCAAGTTAGCTGAGGTAAAACCACCACTATTGACTCTAcagaatttattttgtttcaggtGGCGGTTCAATAAGGACATGAACATTAAATTGACaataaataatcaattttactCAATACTACATACTTTCGAGTTTTTAGCCAATTCGTTCTGATACTTGtcgataaaataaataaatgggTTATATCTGAGACATTTTCATAAAAGGTAGAGTTAATATTTGGAAGTTAAATATTCATGTCACGCGAAGGAGCAAGGCATTGATGAGAAAAGGTTGAGATCATATATTTGACGAATTAAGCATTgttgtgttgtttttttttaaatatacaaACATGAAAAGAAGTGAGGTAActgttagaaaaatgaaactataTTCTCTTCAGATTATATTCTCCTCAAACTATTGTATACTTCGTTCAGTAATCTCATATATGTTCCGCAAAGCTCTCCAGTGCCAGTTTTCAAACCATTTGATAAATAtgtaattgaaatttgagattctGGATCCATGTGAACAAACTGTCCACCGTAACCTGGATGGCCAAATGTGAAGGCTTCCTAAAGCATTGttctattatttttcgaattactACAATTTCAACTTTCTTACAGGTATCAATGGGTGTTTTTCATAGAAGAACCCATGCCCTTTGATAACCGGCCAGATAGTTACTTTTTCGAAATGCCAGCTGTTTAACGTAGGCCGGGAAAGTTCGAGGAGTGTGGTATTTGATATTAGCTCCtgtaaaaactatttttcaagtcTGAGATTCAATGTTCCAATTACCTTTTCAACGATCATTGATAACAACCTTGAAACATCTCTCACATTTCCAATAGCGGTTACAGCGGGAAGATTTAGAGAAACAATCTCGGGATCGTTTAATACCATAGTATCCTAAACAGTTTCAAATTGTGTTTCCTGTTCAACAACATTAAGAAACACTTACGTAATTAACGAGTAGCCAATCTGGATTTGATCTCATTTTATGAACAAGTGTATCAAAGCGGATATACATAAGTCCAAGCATAATAAGAATTTTTGGGTCCTTTATTATATCACGCGTGAATTCCCATAAAGACGGTGTTGTGAGACGAGCGAGATATGGAGCCTCTGATTTTTGGGCACCGATTTGAATGTCGAgatctgagaaaaaaattcaatatttctagtGTTATAGTGACTCACCGTTTGGTCTAGCAATTTCCTCCTCAAAAAATCTCTTTATATTTCTGCCACGTGGATCTGCTTTTCTGACCAATCCATCTAAAATGAACCCAAAAGTAACCGCATGATAACCGGACGCGGTGCCAGGAGTCCAAGCTGGAACAGagttttctactttttccatGATTTTCAATCCATTTTTGACGTCTTCTATTGAGATATCTTCACTGAGATACGGAAGTCCTGCTTTGTGAGAAAGTACGTCTTCTATGGTAGTCGCGTTTTTACCATATCGCCCGTACTCTGGCCAATAATCTACCACACGATCTGCATAGTTTAGAAGACCCCTGTCAACCATTACAGCTATCACAATAGAACAAACggcctgaaaaattgtgtgcataatacaaattttctgatgaGCACTCACCTTTGATGCAGAAAACATCACACTTTTGGTGTTTTCTGACCATTTTCTTCCCGACTCTTTGTCAGCATATCCACCCCATAGATTTACTACTTCTTTTCCTTTGTAATAAACTGCAAACGCAGCACCTTCACGTTCTTCTCCTTGTCCAAAATTTCGTCTGgaacaaaaatagtttttgatagtaaatcaaaaaagtttttcattacCGGAATGCTTCTAAAACGGTCTCAAACCGCTCGTCCACATAGCCATTAACATTATCGTCATTAACATTTGGCGTTAACCAACACGAAAGAAATGGTTGAACCACAAATGGAATTACAAATAGATATAAACATCCAAACGTATCAAAATCAAGTCGCATATTTcactctgaaatatttaatggttttttttaattctttaagCTAAAAgtatttataaaatgttttaaaactgtttcaaa includes:
- the C06A12.3 gene encoding GSKIP domain-containing protein (Partially confirmed by transcript evidence) — encoded protein: MNRKRHEVEGGVIPSDDDVGPLELEAIAAVHELAHEVQDISVSEMLPRTSDLIFVNVKTQEGSPYTLELTMKGWRIASSHTDCMNGDYTKISLHTKYYRNARELLKFISPDHATRFNECVAQKLSKLAEVAVQ
- the lact-6 gene encoding Beta-lactamase-related domain-containing protein (Confirmed by transcript evidence), with the translated sequence MRLDFDTFGCLYLFVIPFVVQPFLSCWLTPNVNDDNVNGYVDERFETVLEAFRRNFGQGEEREGAAFAVYYKGKEVVNLWGGYADKESGRKWSENTKSVMFSASKAVCSIVIAVMVDRGLLNYADRVVDYWPEYGRYGKNATTIEDVLSHKAGLPYLSEDISIEDVKNGLKIMEKVENSVPAWTPGTASGYHAVTFGFILDGLVRKADPRGRNIKRFFEEEIARPNDLDIQIGAQKSEAPYLARLTTPSLWEFTRDIIKDPKILIMLGLMYIRFDTLVHKMRSNPDWLLVNYDTMVLNDPEIVSLNLPAVTAIGNVRDVSRLLSMIVEKELISNTTLLELSRPTLNSWHFEKVTIWPVIKGHGFFYEKHPLIPEAFTFGHPGYGGQFVHMDPESQISITYLSNGLKTGTGELCGTYMRLLNEVYNSLRRI
- the C06A12.3 gene encoding GSKIP domain-containing protein (Partially confirmed by transcript evidence) yields the protein MISPKMSIPKTPISLEEIADMNRKRHEVEGGVIPSDDDVGPLELEAIAAVHELAHEVQDISVSEMLPRTSDLIFVNVKTQEGSPYTLELTMKGWRIASSHTDCMNGDYTKISLHTKYYRNARELLKFISPDHATRFNECVAQKLSKLAEVAVQ
- the C06A12.3 gene encoding GSKIP domain-containing protein (Partially confirmed by transcript evidence); translated protein: MSTPIPPSSPPSTPTTRANNRTKSFSGTGTVATTACICGNVPIALSANTLADSLKVSPLYKQQDSARWNAAAQVYRTSRAVSPTLEEKEKFGFDNAYINQMISPKMSIPKTPISLEEIADMNRKRHEVEGGVIPSDDDVGPLELEAIAAVHELAHEVQDISVSEMLPRTSDLIFVNVKTQEGSPYTLELTMKGWRIASSHTDCMNGDYTKISLHTKYYRNARELLKFISPDHATRFNECVAQKLSKLAEVAVQ